In Candidatus Methylomirabilota bacterium, a single window of DNA contains:
- a CDS encoding ABC transporter ATP-binding protein has protein sequence MTAGDGRPLLEVEDVSVRFGALVALNRVSLAVRRGELLAIIGPNGAGKTTLLNVISGFYHPATGRIRFQGQDRTRLRPPDVAALGIARTFQNVALFKGMTVLDNIMTGRVLKMRGSFLLDALWWGPARRQELAHRAFVERIIDFLEIEAIRKTPAGRLPYGLQKRVELARALAAEPQLLLLDEPMAGMNVEEKEDMCRFILDVNAEFGTTIALIEHDMGVVMDISDRVAVLDYGRKIAEGTPDEVRKDPAVLDAYLGVPHE, from the coding sequence GTGACGGCCGGCGACGGCCGGCCGCTCCTAGAGGTGGAAGATGTCAGCGTCCGCTTCGGCGCGCTGGTGGCGCTGAATCGCGTCAGCCTGGCGGTCCGGCGGGGGGAGCTGCTCGCCATCATCGGGCCCAACGGCGCCGGCAAGACCACCCTGCTCAACGTGATCAGCGGCTTCTACCACCCTGCCACCGGCCGCATCCGCTTCCAGGGGCAGGATCGCACTCGCCTGCGGCCGCCCGACGTGGCCGCGCTCGGCATCGCCCGCACGTTCCAGAACGTGGCGCTGTTCAAGGGCATGACCGTGCTCGACAACATCATGACGGGCCGGGTGCTGAAGATGCGGGGGAGCTTCCTGCTCGACGCGCTCTGGTGGGGGCCGGCCAGGCGCCAGGAGCTCGCCCACCGGGCCTTCGTCGAGCGCATCATCGACTTCCTCGAGATCGAGGCCATTCGCAAGACGCCGGCTGGCCGCCTGCCTTACGGGCTGCAGAAGCGCGTGGAGCTGGCCCGGGCCCTGGCCGCCGAGCCCCAGCTCCTGCTGCTCGACGAGCCGATGGCGGGCATGAACGTCGAGGAGAAGGAGGACATGTGCCGCTTCATCCTCGACGTCAACGCCGAGTTCGGCACCACCATCGCCCTCATCGAGCACGACATGGGCGTGGTCATGGACATCTCGGACCGGGTAGCGGTGCTCGACTACGGACGCAAGATCGCCGAGGGAACGCCGGACGAGGTCCGCAAGGACCCCGCCGTGCTCGATGCCTACCTCGGGGTGCCCCATGAGTGA
- a CDS encoding deoxyhypusine synthase family protein: MSDGSRGAPGPIRAPMRLVEVDGQAGTVSALLGRMRQSAFQGRKLGEAFEVWQRIIDGHGLIAIGLAGSMSSAGLGPLVAWLVERGYVDLVVSTAANVTEDLLEQRASRFYQVDPEHVDDAALLERRLYRFYDHVVSASDYDAMEDFTADFFEHLAHRWPRSTIPAVRLMYEFGQWLDDQGLSGAIAATCARHGVPLFLPAAVDGPLSEGYRTAKAKGPVADFFKDYEIALAMMERFMQPGLGTAAIFLGGGVPKDFIQITATSVCAIRGHGTSPHLAAIQITTDNTVFGGLGGASVASECISWGKESPAGLNVMVFTDFTIALPLLCQGLLEHYGPDHVRPARATIAPALRTILNDASR, translated from the coding sequence ATGAGCGACGGATCGAGAGGGGCCCCCGGACCGATCCGGGCCCCGATGCGGCTGGTGGAGGTGGACGGGCAGGCCGGAACGGTGAGCGCGCTGCTGGGCCGCATGCGCCAGTCGGCCTTCCAGGGACGCAAGCTGGGGGAAGCCTTCGAGGTCTGGCAGCGCATCATCGACGGGCACGGCCTCATCGCCATCGGGCTGGCCGGCTCGATGTCGAGCGCCGGCCTCGGGCCCCTGGTGGCCTGGCTGGTCGAGCGCGGCTACGTCGACCTGGTCGTGTCGACCGCGGCCAATGTGACGGAGGATCTGCTCGAGCAGCGCGCGAGCCGGTTCTATCAGGTGGATCCCGAACACGTGGACGACGCCGCGCTGCTGGAGCGGCGGCTCTACCGCTTCTACGACCATGTGGTCAGCGCGAGCGACTACGACGCCATGGAGGACTTCACCGCCGACTTCTTCGAGCACCTGGCCCACCGCTGGCCGCGCTCCACGATTCCCGCCGTGCGCCTGATGTACGAGTTCGGCCAGTGGTTGGACGATCAGGGGCTTAGCGGAGCGATCGCGGCCACTTGCGCGCGTCATGGCGTGCCGCTGTTCCTGCCGGCTGCCGTGGACGGGCCGCTCTCCGAAGGGTACCGGACGGCGAAAGCCAAGGGCCCCGTGGCGGACTTCTTCAAGGACTACGAGATCGCCCTGGCCATGATGGAGCGCTTCATGCAACCCGGGCTGGGGACGGCCGCGATTTTCCTGGGCGGCGGTGTGCCCAAGGACTTCATCCAGATCACCGCCACCAGCGTGTGCGCGATCCGGGGCCACGGGACCAGCCCCCACCTGGCCGCCATCCAGATCACTACCGACAACACCGTGTTCGGCGGGCTGGGCGGGGCCAGCGTCGCCTCGGAGTGCATCTCGTGGGGCAAGGAGTCGCCGGCCGGGCTGAACGTCATGGTCTTCACCGACTTCACGATCGCCTTGCCCCTGCTGTGCCAGGGGCTCCTCGAACACTACGGCCCCGACCACGTGCGTCCGGCGCGCGCCACCATCGCCCCCGCGTTGCGCACCATTCTCAACGACGCCAGCCGCTAG
- a CDS encoding branched-chain amino acid ABC transporter permease, protein MSEALWAVLVGPFHDIVSGPAFFVEVLIGGIFAGLMYSLVALGFVLIFKASGVFNFAQGVMVLFAALTLVGLLERAVPVVLALALTAGVMVALAFVIERVVLRPLVNQEHITLFMATIGLTFFLEGFGEMLWGSNVKKLDIGIPDTSFIVSGVLINRLELWAAITAGVLVTVLAVFFHGTRVGRALRAVADDHEAALSIGIPLSTIWVIVWSVAGLVAIVAGIMWGAKSGVQFSLSLIALKALPVLILGGFTSVPGAIVGGLIIGVGEKLGEVYWGPLVGGAIENWFAYVVALVFLLFRPQGLFGERIIERV, encoded by the coding sequence ATGAGTGAGGCCCTGTGGGCGGTGCTCGTCGGTCCCTTCCACGACATCGTCAGCGGGCCTGCCTTCTTCGTCGAAGTGCTCATCGGAGGCATCTTCGCCGGCCTCATGTACTCGCTGGTCGCCCTGGGCTTCGTGCTCATCTTCAAGGCCTCCGGCGTCTTCAACTTCGCCCAGGGGGTGATGGTCCTGTTCGCCGCCCTCACCCTGGTGGGCTTGCTCGAGCGGGCAGTGCCCGTCGTCCTGGCGCTGGCCCTCACCGCCGGCGTCATGGTGGCGCTGGCCTTCGTGATCGAGCGCGTGGTCCTGCGCCCCCTGGTCAACCAGGAGCACATCACCCTGTTCATGGCCACGATCGGGCTGACGTTCTTCCTGGAAGGGTTCGGCGAGATGCTCTGGGGATCGAACGTCAAGAAACTCGATATCGGCATCCCCGACACCTCGTTCATCGTCTCCGGGGTCCTGATCAACCGGCTGGAGCTCTGGGCGGCCATCACGGCCGGCGTGCTGGTCACCGTGCTGGCCGTCTTCTTTCACGGGACCCGCGTCGGGCGCGCGCTGCGGGCGGTGGCCGACGACCACGAGGCAGCGCTGAGCATCGGGATCCCCTTGTCGACCATCTGGGTGATCGTGTGGTCGGTGGCCGGCCTGGTGGCCATCGTGGCCGGCATCATGTGGGGCGCCAAGAGCGGCGTGCAGTTCAGCCTGTCGTTGATCGCCCTCAAGGCCCTGCCCGTCCTCATCCTGGGCGGCTTCACGTCCGTGCCCGGCGCCATCGTGGGCGGGCTGATCATCGGGGTGGGGGAGAAGCTCGGCGAAGTCTACTGGGGGCCGCTCGTCGGGGGCGCCATCGAGAACTGGTTCGCCTACGTGGTGGCCCTCGTGTTCCTGCTGTTCCGTCCCCAGGGCCTCTTCGGCGAGAGGATCATTGAACGTGTGTGA
- a CDS encoding enoyl-CoA hydratase/isomerase family protein yields the protein MTTSPVTYDTHAGVARITLNRPSVLNALDAELSLALADHAAAAAADRAVGLVIVRGAGRAFCSGIDRTALAEGRIDEAFYRHWIRALNTLEDMPKLVLAVLHGYCLGGGLQLALACDLRLATDDAIIGLGATRHGLIPDGAVLRLARVVGLGRAKELALLNDTVPPAEARGMGLLNWVCPAADLDGTVEQVVAKSRSASPTAVGHTKRLLHESFHSDPRAMIEALVRAQDDCMTSWEIAEANRAWQEKREAVFYPRPVGRPR from the coding sequence ATGACGACCAGCCCGGTGACGTACGACACCCACGCCGGCGTGGCGCGGATCACGCTGAATCGCCCGAGCGTCCTCAATGCCCTGGACGCCGAGCTGTCCCTGGCCCTCGCCGATCACGCCGCCGCGGCGGCGGCCGACCGTGCCGTCGGGCTCGTGATCGTCCGGGGCGCTGGCCGCGCGTTCTGCTCGGGTATCGATCGCACTGCGCTGGCCGAGGGACGCATCGATGAGGCGTTCTACCGCCACTGGATCCGCGCGCTGAACACCCTGGAGGACATGCCCAAGCTGGTGCTGGCCGTGCTGCACGGCTACTGTCTGGGCGGGGGATTGCAGCTCGCTCTGGCCTGCGATCTGCGCCTGGCGACCGACGACGCGATCATCGGCCTGGGGGCGACGCGTCACGGCCTCATCCCCGACGGGGCCGTGCTGCGGCTAGCCAGGGTAGTGGGGCTCGGCCGGGCCAAGGAGCTGGCGCTGCTGAACGACACGGTGCCGCCGGCCGAGGCGCGAGGCATGGGGCTGCTCAACTGGGTTTGTCCCGCCGCCGACCTGGATGGCACTGTGGAGCAGGTTGTGGCCAAGAGCCGGAGCGCCTCCCCCACGGCGGTCGGCCACACCAAGCGCCTCCTCCACGAATCGTTCCACTCCGATCCCCGGGCGATGATCGAGGCGCTCGTCCGGGCCCAGGACGATTGCATGACCTCCTGGGAGATCGCGGAGGCCAACCGGGCCTGGCAGGAAAAGCGGGAGGCGGTCTTCTATCCGCGGCCCGTCGGCCGCCCCCGTTGA
- a CDS encoding NCS2 family permease, with protein sequence MPPASAPPTALATEIRAGITTFMVMAYIIFVNPLILGFANVPGLEGRGLPFAATLTVTCFTAGVLSIAMGLFTNYPLAMAPGMGLNAVVAFELVAGRGLTWPQAMTVVFLEGVVITILVLTRFREAMMNAVPLALKRAISVGIGLFIAFIGFFTSGFVVKPAAGPLPVGLGSLTGLPTAVFLAGFVLTAWLLARRVQGALLIGILGTTVLAIALNGLVAGWQGFPTPGAATLPAAIVQLPDFSTFGRLDFGLVARLGVLTAVLVVFSVMLSDFFDTMGTIIGVGGKGGYLDSEGRLPRVNRVLLVDSLGAIFGGYANASSNTTYVESAAGVAEGARTGAAAVVVGVLFLLAMFFSPLAAVIPAQATAPALILAGFYMMTVAREIVWDDYEEAVPAFVTMLAMPFTWSITNGIGAGFVTYVAIKVLSGRGGQVHWMLYLASAAFLVYFALPGLE encoded by the coding sequence ATGCCGCCAGCCAGCGCTCCGCCCACCGCCCTGGCCACCGAGATCCGTGCCGGGATCACGACGTTCATGGTCATGGCCTACATCATCTTCGTGAACCCCCTGATCCTGGGCTTCGCCAACGTGCCCGGCCTGGAGGGCCGCGGACTGCCATTTGCCGCCACCCTGACCGTCACCTGCTTCACGGCGGGCGTGCTGTCGATCGCGATGGGCCTCTTCACCAACTATCCGCTGGCGATGGCCCCGGGGATGGGTCTCAACGCGGTGGTGGCCTTCGAGCTGGTCGCCGGGCGTGGCCTGACCTGGCCGCAGGCCATGACCGTGGTGTTCCTGGAAGGCGTGGTCATCACCATCCTGGTCCTCACGCGGTTCCGCGAAGCGATGATGAACGCCGTCCCGCTGGCTCTCAAGCGGGCCATCAGCGTGGGCATCGGGCTGTTCATCGCCTTCATCGGCTTCTTCACCTCGGGCTTCGTCGTCAAGCCCGCGGCGGGACCGCTCCCCGTCGGGCTCGGCTCCCTGACCGGGCTGCCGACGGCCGTGTTCCTGGCGGGGTTCGTCCTGACGGCGTGGCTGCTCGCCCGCCGCGTGCAGGGCGCGTTGCTCATCGGCATCCTGGGCACCACGGTCCTGGCCATCGCGCTCAACGGCCTGGTGGCCGGCTGGCAGGGCTTTCCCACGCCGGGCGCCGCGACCCTGCCGGCGGCCATCGTGCAGCTTCCGGATTTCTCGACCTTCGGACGTCTGGATTTCGGGCTCGTCGCCAGGCTCGGCGTGCTGACCGCGGTGCTGGTGGTCTTCTCCGTCATGCTGAGCGACTTCTTCGACACGATGGGCACCATCATCGGCGTGGGTGGCAAGGGCGGGTACCTGGACAGCGAGGGACGCCTGCCGCGAGTCAACCGGGTTCTGCTCGTGGATTCCCTGGGGGCGATATTCGGCGGCTACGCCAACGCCAGCAGCAACACCACCTACGTCGAGAGCGCGGCCGGCGTGGCGGAAGGGGCACGGACCGGCGCCGCGGCCGTCGTGGTCGGTGTGCTCTTTCTCCTGGCGATGTTCTTCTCACCCCTGGCGGCGGTGATCCCCGCCCAGGCCACTGCGCCGGCGTTGATCCTGGCCGGCTTCTACATGATGACCGTCGCTCGCGAGATCGTCTGGGACGACTACGAGGAGGCCGTGCCCGCCTTCGTCACGATGCTGGCCATGCCCTTCACGTGGTCGATCACCAACGGCATTGGCGCGGGGTTCGTGACGTACGTGGCCATCAAGGTGCTGAGCGGCCGCGGCGGCCAGGTGCACTGGATGCTCTACCTGGCCTCGGCCGCCTTCCTCGTCTACTTCGCGCTACCCGGGCTCGAGTAG
- a CDS encoding DUF4242 domain-containing protein: MAVYMVERDLKGITMDQLATAQKAAIQTGKDMSSQGQAVRYIRSTFVPGEGRCMCLFEAPSQQAVKELNERAKLPFSRIVEAMDLTP, encoded by the coding sequence ATGGCGGTGTACATGGTCGAGCGCGACCTCAAGGGCATCACGATGGACCAGCTCGCCACGGCTCAGAAGGCGGCCATCCAGACCGGCAAGGACATGAGCTCGCAAGGCCAGGCTGTGCGCTACATCCGGAGCACGTTCGTCCCGGGCGAGGGGCGCTGCATGTGCCTGTTCGAGGCGCCGAGCCAGCAGGCCGTCAAGGAGCTGAACGAGCGCGCCAAGCTGCCGTTCTCCCGCATCGTGGAGGCCATGGACCTCACGCCCTAG
- a CDS encoding branched-chain amino acid ABC transporter permease, with product MIYRAAGQFKTTYAADQAIFPIAQDRVVVLLAVVAAFVVPPLLADEYWLQAVLIPFLVYSLAALGLNLLTGYAGQLSLGTGGFMAVGAYSAFKLTLAFPHVNIVAVFLASGLIAAAVGLLFGIPSLRIKGFYLAVATLAAQFFLIWLFNKVPWFVDYAPSGTITAPPRSVLGVMVTGPEATAGARYVMALAFVAVFALVAKNLVRGRLGRSWMAIRDRDIAAEIIGIRPLRTKLLAFGISSFYCGMAGAELVFLYLGSAETLAFDVSVSFLVLFMVIIGGLGSILGSFLGAAFIVLVPIFLANLPHLLGIDMSTALQKQIELMIFGGLIIFFLIVEPHGLARLWQITKEKLRLWPFPH from the coding sequence ATGATTTATCGGGCCGCCGGGCAGTTCAAGACGACCTACGCTGCCGACCAGGCGATCTTTCCCATCGCCCAGGACCGCGTGGTCGTGTTGCTGGCCGTCGTGGCCGCGTTCGTCGTTCCGCCCCTCCTGGCCGATGAGTACTGGCTGCAGGCCGTCCTCATTCCTTTCCTCGTCTATTCGCTGGCGGCGCTCGGGTTGAATCTACTGACCGGCTATGCCGGCCAGCTCTCGCTGGGCACGGGGGGATTCATGGCCGTGGGCGCCTACAGCGCCTTCAAGCTCACCCTGGCCTTTCCCCACGTCAACATCGTGGCGGTCTTCCTTGCCTCCGGGCTCATCGCCGCCGCGGTCGGGCTCCTCTTCGGCATCCCCAGCCTGCGCATCAAGGGCTTCTACCTGGCCGTGGCCACCCTGGCCGCCCAGTTCTTCCTGATCTGGCTGTTCAACAAGGTGCCCTGGTTCGTCGACTACGCCCCTTCGGGCACCATCACCGCGCCGCCGCGCAGCGTGCTGGGCGTGATGGTGACCGGCCCCGAGGCCACGGCCGGGGCGCGCTATGTCATGGCCCTGGCGTTTGTGGCCGTCTTCGCCCTGGTCGCCAAGAACCTGGTCCGGGGCCGGCTCGGGCGGTCCTGGATGGCCATCCGCGACCGGGATATCGCCGCCGAGATCATCGGCATACGCCCGCTGCGGACCAAGCTCCTGGCTTTCGGTATCAGCTCGTTCTACTGCGGGATGGCCGGCGCCGAGCTCGTGTTCCTGTACCTGGGCAGCGCCGAGACCCTCGCCTTCGATGTCAGCGTGTCGTTTCTCGTTCTGTTCATGGTCATCATCGGCGGTCTGGGCAGCATCCTCGGCTCGTTCCTGGGCGCGGCCTTCATCGTGCTGGTCCCGATCTTCCTGGCCAACCTGCCGCACCTGCTCGGCATCGACATGTCCACGGCGCTCCAGAAGCAGATCGAGCTGATGATCTTCGGCGGGCTGATCATCTTCTTCCTGATCGTCGAGCCCCACGGGCTGGCCCGGCTCTGGCAGATCACCAAGGAAAAGCTGCGTCTCTGGCCGTTCCCCCACTAA
- a CDS encoding AMP-binding protein encodes MSLPDLSVDPQLDTFPKLVRRNAEQLGGRVAMREKDFGIWQSYTWAKYFAEARLIGLGLAAFGFARGDKAAIIGDNRPELYWAVMATQALGGVPVPIYQDSSEKELAYILDHAEVRFAVGEDQEQVDKLLRVKQQCRGLECVIYKNPRGLRSYVEPSLLSLEQVKERGRQFALEHPGYFEDELAKGIADDIAVICYTSGTTGAPKGAMLSYRNLIVTARSAAETEGLGSDENILSYLPMAWVGDHIFSYAQSVLVGFTANCPESAATVLADLHEIAPTYFFAPPGIWERILTNVMVRIEDCAWLKRRLVGFFLQLAQTVERQRLSGQRPSAWRRLLYPLGDLLVYGPLRDNLGLRRVRRAYTAGEAIGPEIFVFFRALGINMKQLYGMTEASVFITIQRDGDVRLDTVGTPIPGVQIRVSPEGEVLFSSPGIFQGYYKNPEATRQTRDDGWMRTGDAGLIDHAGHLKIIDRARDVGRLAGGTLFSPKYLENKLKFSPYIREAVCVGQDRPWVVALINIDLAAVGNWAERRNITYTSYTDLAQKSEVYDLIHQEVVRVNRSLAEDEALRGAQIRKFLILHKELDPDDEEITRTRKVRRGYIARKYETLIEALYSQRDRVQVEAQVTYEDGRTGTIRADLKIRPVADLAMEATG; translated from the coding sequence ATGAGCCTTCCCGACCTCTCGGTCGATCCTCAGCTCGACACCTTCCCCAAGCTCGTCCGTCGCAATGCGGAGCAGCTCGGCGGCCGGGTCGCGATGCGGGAGAAAGATTTCGGCATCTGGCAGTCCTACACGTGGGCGAAGTACTTTGCCGAAGCGCGGCTCATCGGGCTGGGGCTGGCCGCGTTCGGCTTCGCCCGGGGCGACAAGGCCGCGATCATCGGTGACAACCGCCCCGAGCTCTACTGGGCGGTCATGGCCACCCAGGCTCTGGGCGGGGTGCCGGTCCCGATCTACCAGGACTCCAGCGAAAAGGAGCTGGCATACATCCTCGACCACGCCGAGGTCCGATTCGCGGTCGGGGAGGACCAGGAGCAGGTCGACAAGCTGCTCCGCGTGAAGCAGCAGTGTCGGGGGCTCGAGTGTGTGATCTACAAGAACCCCCGGGGCCTGCGGTCCTACGTCGAGCCCTCCTTGCTGAGCCTCGAGCAGGTGAAAGAGCGCGGCCGGCAGTTCGCCCTGGAGCATCCCGGCTACTTCGAGGACGAGCTGGCCAAGGGGATCGCCGACGACATCGCGGTCATCTGTTACACGTCGGGCACGACCGGAGCCCCCAAGGGGGCCATGCTCTCGTACCGGAACCTCATCGTGACCGCACGGAGCGCCGCCGAGACCGAAGGGTTGGGCTCCGACGAGAACATCCTGTCGTATCTACCGATGGCCTGGGTGGGCGATCATATCTTCTCCTACGCCCAGTCCGTGCTCGTGGGTTTCACCGCCAACTGTCCGGAGAGCGCGGCCACGGTGCTGGCGGACCTCCACGAGATCGCCCCGACCTATTTCTTCGCGCCGCCCGGCATCTGGGAGCGGATCCTCACCAACGTCATGGTTCGCATCGAGGACTGCGCCTGGCTCAAGCGCCGGCTGGTGGGGTTTTTCCTGCAGCTGGCCCAGACGGTCGAGCGGCAGCGCCTGTCCGGACAGCGCCCGTCGGCCTGGCGGCGGCTGCTCTATCCGCTGGGCGATCTGCTGGTCTACGGGCCCCTGCGCGACAACCTGGGGCTCCGGCGCGTGCGCCGCGCCTACACGGCGGGCGAGGCCATCGGGCCCGAGATCTTCGTGTTCTTCCGCGCGCTCGGCATCAACATGAAGCAGCTCTACGGCATGACCGAGGCCAGCGTGTTCATCACCATCCAGCGGGACGGCGATGTCCGGCTGGATACGGTCGGCACCCCCATTCCCGGCGTGCAGATTCGCGTCTCGCCGGAGGGCGAGGTGCTCTTCAGCAGCCCCGGCATCTTCCAGGGGTACTACAAGAATCCCGAGGCCACCCGCCAGACCCGGGACGACGGCTGGATGCGCACCGGGGACGCCGGCCTCATCGACCATGCCGGGCATCTGAAGATCATCGACCGCGCCCGCGACGTCGGCCGGCTCGCCGGGGGCACCCTGTTCTCCCCCAAGTACCTCGAGAACAAGCTCAAGTTCTCCCCTTACATCCGCGAGGCCGTCTGCGTGGGCCAGGACCGGCCCTGGGTCGTCGCCCTGATCAACATCGACCTGGCCGCCGTGGGGAACTGGGCCGAGCGCCGGAACATTACGTACACGAGCTATACCGATCTGGCCCAGAAATCCGAGGTTTACGACTTGATCCATCAGGAGGTCGTCCGGGTGAACCGCAGCCTGGCCGAGGACGAGGCCCTGCGGGGCGCCCAGATCCGAAAGTTCCTGATTCTCCACAAGGAGCTGGATCCCGACGACGAGGAGATCACCCGCACCCGCAAGGTGCGGCGCGGGTACATCGCCCGCAAGTACGAAACCCTGATCGAGGCCCTGTACTCGCAGCGCGACCGGGTGCAGGTCGAGGCCCAGGTGACCTACGAGGACGGCCGCACGGGCACGATCCGGGCCGATTTGAAGATCCGCCCGGTGGCGGACCTAGCCATGGAAGCCACCGGGTGA
- a CDS encoding methyltransferase domain-containing protein translates to MDYDAMATTYESLEPWYEHLYDTLHAIVRAELTPPGEPRGRALDAGCGTGFQAAVLASLGYRTHGLDVSAGLLAVARRRRPSIVLARGDIESLPYARETFDAVTCCGSTLSYVHAPARALAEIGRVLRPEGLLLLECEHRWSLDLLWEAISSLTGDSLGYGLHPRDVWRHLGARGEAGCRLPYPGYGTIRLFSVREIRAWLDAAGLEPVGMWGIHVLTNVIPSTVLHRQRLAGPLARCYRILCSLDDGLRRLPLAARAANSLVMLARKRSTARPHEP, encoded by the coding sequence ATGGACTACGATGCCATGGCCACAACCTATGAATCCCTCGAGCCGTGGTACGAGCATCTCTACGACACCCTGCACGCCATCGTGCGCGCCGAGCTGACGCCGCCAGGCGAGCCTCGCGGCCGCGCCCTGGACGCCGGCTGCGGCACCGGCTTCCAGGCCGCCGTGCTGGCCTCGCTCGGCTATCGCACCCACGGCCTCGACGTCTCCGCCGGGTTGCTGGCGGTGGCCCGGCGCCGCCGGCCGTCGATCGTGCTCGCCCGCGGCGACATCGAGTCGCTGCCGTACGCGAGGGAGACCTTCGACGCCGTCACGTGCTGCGGCAGCACGCTGTCGTACGTCCACGCTCCGGCGCGGGCGCTGGCCGAGATCGGCCGCGTGCTCCGTCCGGAAGGCTTGCTGCTACTGGAGTGCGAGCACCGCTGGAGCCTCGATCTGCTCTGGGAGGCCATCAGCAGCCTGACGGGTGATTCTCTGGGTTACGGCCTGCACCCCCGCGACGTGTGGCGCCACCTCGGCGCGCGAGGGGAGGCGGGATGTCGCCTCCCGTATCCCGGCTACGGCACGATCCGGCTCTTCAGCGTCAGGGAGATCCGCGCGTGGCTCGATGCGGCCGGGCTGGAGCCGGTGGGGATGTGGGGCATTCACGTGCTGACGAACGTCATCCCATCCACCGTGCTCCACCGCCAGCGCCTGGCCGGCCCGCTGGCCAGATGCTACAGAATCCTCTGTAGCCTGGACGACGGTTTGCGCCGTTTGCCCCTTGCCGCTCGGGCTGCCAACAGTCTGGTAATGCTCGCGCGGAAGCGCAGTACCGCGCGTCCACACGAACCGTAA